One window of Geothermobacter hydrogeniphilus genomic DNA carries:
- a CDS encoding c-type cytochrome has translation MTNLRAAVVSLLIPLLLLTVGFAVTARADDARGRQLLNALGCKGCHSFEGSGGSIGPALDGIGKRLTAAAIKAQLLHPKKNNPNSMMPGYGYLPPADLAAVAAFLAGRK, from the coding sequence ATGACCAACCTCCGTGCCGCCGTCGTCTCGCTGTTGATCCCGCTGTTGCTGCTGACCGTTGGCTTCGCCGTTACGGCCCGCGCCGACGATGCCCGGGGACGTCAACTGCTCAACGCTCTCGGCTGCAAAGGCTGCCATTCCTTCGAAGGGAGCGGCGGCTCAATCGGTCCCGCCCTGGATGGTATCGGCAAGCGTCTCACCGCCGCCGCCATCAAAGCTCAGCTGCTGCATCCGAAGAAGAACAATCCGAATTCGATGATGCCCGGTTACGGCTATCTGCCTCCGGCCGATCTCGCCGCCGTAGCGGCCTTTCTCGCCGGGAGGAAATGA
- a CDS encoding metallophosphoesterase yields the protein MDRTTSKTAPRITRRRLLQGGLLGVGAAFVGDGMIYEPRAAQTVRVRLTTDRLPPGRTLRLVQLTDLHIGSLGSYHRSIAERVRALTPDLLLLTGDYLELRRNLHEVQRFLSLLKGIAPILAVQGNWEYWARLEGENLRRKFAARGVELLINETRPVSVRGIPFNILGLDYPSGSDSLRRLLRQTDPTAFNLLLSHVPAFEHRLLDPAVDLILCGHTHGGQVRLPLLPPLYLPRYSGRFVAGLFHVGPTRTPLYVSRGLGTSILPVRIFCRPEITVVELKGSRLEAQGPRLKP from the coding sequence ATGGATCGGACAACATCAAAAACAGCACCGCGGATAACGAGACGGCGTCTGCTGCAGGGAGGACTGCTGGGTGTCGGCGCCGCTTTCGTCGGCGACGGCATGATCTATGAACCCCGCGCGGCGCAGACCGTGCGGGTCAGGCTGACCACTGACAGGCTGCCGCCGGGCAGAACGTTGCGGCTGGTGCAGCTCACCGACCTGCATATCGGCAGTCTGGGCAGCTATCATCGTTCGATCGCCGAACGGGTGCGGGCCCTCACCCCCGACCTGCTGCTGCTGACCGGCGACTACCTCGAACTGCGTCGCAACCTGCACGAGGTGCAGCGTTTTCTGTCCCTGCTCAAAGGCATCGCCCCGATCCTGGCGGTGCAGGGCAACTGGGAATACTGGGCCCGGCTGGAAGGCGAGAACCTGCGCCGCAAATTCGCCGCCCGCGGCGTCGAACTGCTGATCAACGAAACGCGGCCGGTCTCTGTCAGGGGGATTCCCTTCAACATTCTCGGCCTCGATTACCCGTCCGGCAGCGACAGCCTCCGCCGCCTGCTGCGCCAGACCGATCCGACGGCCTTCAACCTGCTGCTTTCCCATGTGCCGGCCTTCGAACATCGCCTGCTCGATCCCGCCGTCGACCTGATCCTCTGCGGCCACACCCACGGCGGGCAGGTGCGCCTGCCGCTGCTCCCCCCCCTCTACCTGCCGCGCTACTCGGGCCGCTTCGTCGCCGGACTGTTTCACGTCGGCCCGACCCGGACTCCCCTCTACGTCTCCCGCGGGCTCGGCACCTCGATCCTGCCGGTCCGCATCTTCTGCCGACCGGAGATTACGGTTGTTGAACTGAAAGGTTCGAGGCTCGAGGCTCAAGGTCCAAGGTTAAAACCTTGA
- the aroF gene encoding 3-deoxy-7-phosphoheptulonate synthase, producing the protein MLIVMHHTATEAQIDRVLKAVEAMGLQAEPIPGSLRTAIGVLGNQGYVDDTTIRNLPGVRETIHVSKPYKLVSRDFHPESTAVQVGSAVFGADHPPVIIAGPCSIETEEQMLEGARIVKQAGADMLRGGAFKPRTGPHSFQGLGIEGLKLLRAAGDASGLPVVTEVMRIEQLPAICEHADMLQVGARNMQNFDLLKEVGKTGFPVLLKRGMSATLEEFLAAAEYIVAEGNNKVVLCERGIRTFEKATRNTLDLSVVPLIKQMSHLPIIVDPSHATGKRFLVPIMGKAALVAGADGLMVEVHPDPAKALCDGAQSLTGEDFTRLMAELESLKAVL; encoded by the coding sequence ATGCTGATCGTCATGCATCACACCGCCACCGAAGCGCAGATCGACCGGGTTCTCAAGGCCGTCGAAGCGATGGGACTGCAGGCCGAGCCGATTCCCGGTTCGCTGCGCACCGCCATCGGCGTCCTCGGCAATCAGGGCTACGTTGACGACACCACCATCCGCAACCTGCCCGGAGTGCGGGAAACGATCCACGTCAGCAAACCCTACAAGCTGGTCTCGCGTGACTTTCATCCTGAGTCAACCGCCGTCCAGGTCGGCAGTGCCGTTTTCGGCGCCGATCATCCACCGGTGATCATCGCCGGGCCCTGCTCCATCGAGACCGAGGAACAGATGCTCGAAGGCGCCCGCATTGTCAAGCAGGCCGGCGCCGACATGCTGCGCGGCGGAGCGTTCAAACCGCGTACCGGACCGCACAGTTTCCAGGGACTGGGGATCGAGGGACTCAAACTGCTGCGCGCCGCCGGAGATGCCAGCGGCCTGCCGGTGGTGACCGAGGTGATGCGTATCGAACAGCTGCCGGCGATCTGCGAACACGCCGACATGCTGCAGGTCGGGGCGCGCAACATGCAGAATTTCGACCTGCTCAAGGAGGTCGGCAAGACCGGCTTTCCGGTGCTGCTCAAGCGCGGCATGAGCGCGACCCTGGAAGAGTTTCTGGCCGCCGCTGAATATATCGTCGCCGAAGGCAACAACAAAGTGGTGCTCTGCGAGCGGGGCATCCGCACCTTTGAAAAGGCGACCCGCAACACCCTCGATCTGTCGGTGGTGCCGCTGATCAAGCAGATGAGCCACCTGCCGATCATCGTCGATCCCTCGCACGCCACCGGCAAACGGTTCCTGGTGCCGATCATGGGCAAGGCCGCCCTGGTGGCCGGGGCCGACGGCCTGATGGTCGAGGTCCACCCCGACCCGGCGAAGGCGCTCTGTGATGGAGCGCAGAGCCTGACCGGTGAGGATTTCACGCGGCTGATGGCGGAACTGGAGTCTTTGAAGGCCGTGCTTTAG
- a CDS encoding FprA family A-type flavoprotein: METSIPVCNGVDWVGVRHADLKVFDDLFPTHNGTTYNAYLVRGNDKVALIDTVKEPFADEFFSKVGEHVRPEDVDLVVVNHTEPDHSGALAQLLDKNPEIVVYCTKAAENFLKQLINRPFKCHVVSDGEELDLGGRTLRFLLAPYLHWPDTMFTYLVEEKTLFSCDAFGSHYCPRRLFDDEIADFSYDFFFYFDCIMRPFKDKIRDAVAKVDDLDIDIVAPSHGPIRRQSGRNAINAYKRWAAPAPGTDKPRALLAVLSSHGNTRNMSEVIRDELERQGFEVIPFALSDMRDDDYRNVLEQADVLIIGTPTIQRDAPPQVWHALALLSSVTPKAKMAAVFGSFGWSGEAVKMVEQRLLGLKYKLAADSISFRFTPTAENLETCRKFAGHIAGTVLCEE; encoded by the coding sequence ATGGAAACCAGTATCCCCGTATGCAACGGCGTTGACTGGGTCGGCGTGCGTCATGCCGATCTGAAAGTCTTCGACGATCTCTTCCCGACTCACAACGGGACCACCTACAATGCCTACCTGGTTCGCGGCAACGACAAGGTCGCGTTGATCGATACCGTCAAGGAGCCCTTTGCCGATGAATTCTTCAGCAAGGTCGGCGAACATGTCAGACCCGAGGATGTCGACCTGGTGGTGGTCAACCACACCGAGCCGGACCATTCCGGGGCGCTGGCACAGCTGCTGGATAAGAACCCTGAAATTGTGGTCTACTGCACCAAGGCGGCGGAGAATTTCCTCAAGCAGTTGATCAACCGGCCTTTCAAGTGCCACGTGGTCAGTGACGGCGAAGAACTCGACCTCGGCGGCAGGACCCTGCGCTTCCTCCTCGCTCCCTACCTGCACTGGCCGGACACCATGTTCACCTACCTGGTGGAAGAGAAAACCCTCTTTTCCTGCGACGCCTTCGGTTCCCACTATTGCCCGCGACGCCTGTTCGATGACGAAATCGCCGATTTCTCCTACGATTTCTTCTTCTACTTCGACTGCATCATGCGCCCTTTCAAGGACAAGATCCGTGATGCCGTCGCCAAGGTGGATGATCTCGACATCGACATCGTCGCTCCGTCGCATGGACCGATCCGCCGCCAGTCGGGGCGCAACGCCATCAACGCCTACAAACGCTGGGCGGCTCCGGCCCCGGGGACCGACAAGCCGCGCGCCCTGCTGGCGGTACTCTCCTCGCACGGCAACACCCGCAACATGTCCGAGGTGATTCGCGACGAGCTTGAGCGGCAGGGTTTCGAGGTGATCCCCTTTGCCCTCTCCGACATGCGCGACGACGATTACCGCAACGTTCTCGAACAGGCCGATGTGCTGATCATCGGCACGCCGACCATCCAGCGTGACGCTCCGCCGCAGGTCTGGCACGCCCTGGCGCTGCTTTCCTCGGTGACGCCGAAGGCGAAAATGGCCGCGGTTTTCGGTTCTTTCGGCTGGAGCGGCGAGGCGGTGAAGATGGTTGAACAGCGGTTGCTGGGGCTGAAATACAAGCTGGCCGCCGACAGCATCTCCTTCCGCTTCACCCCGACCGCGGAGAACCTCGAGACCTGCCGCAAGTTTGCGGGGCATATCGCCGGTACGGTACTCTGCGAAGAGTAG